The Gehongia tenuis sequence GAAAGTATATACTTACAAGAAGTATTGCTGATATGGGTCAATGGGGTCTTTATCTAAAAATAGGAGGTGGGTTCTTTATGGAAATGGCACTGAATGTGCGTAGAAACAAAAAGGGTTTCACTCTGGTTGAAGTCATTGTGGTTTTGGTGATTTTGGCCATCCTGGCGGCGATTTTAGTTCCCTCCATGGTGGGCTGGATCGACAAGGCTCAAAAGAAAACGGCTGTGGTGGAAGGCCGGACCATTTTGGTCGCGGCGCAAACCATTGTTTCGGAGAACTATCCCATGGCGGACGGCGCAATGGCTGAGCCGCAGGTGAAGGAAGTTACCGACTTGGCACAGCTTGACGGTATCTCCGACGTAGAAATTACGGTTACCGGCAACAAGGTCACCGCCTTTACGTTCACATCCAGCGAGAGCTTTACGGTCACCTACGACGGCTCGACCATTACGGCCGAATAATCGGATAAAGAACTTGATATGCCAGAGCGGCTCACTGCAGCCGCTCTGAGCGTATCATCAGAAAAGGGGTCACGAACGCATGGTCTTTGTGGCGTACCTCGTCCTATATCTCATTGCATTTATAATGGGCAGCTGTGTGGCAAGCTTTTTAAACGTAGTGATTTACCGGCTTCCCCGAAAATTGTCCTTTGTGAAGGGCCGGTCCTTTTGCCCGAACTGCCGTCAAACCCTGAAAATTTACGATATGGTTCCGGTATTCAGCTGGTTTTGGCTGAAAGGCCGATGCCGGTTCTGCAACGAAAAGATTTCCGCCCGTTATCCTCTTGTGGAAGCGATGGGCGGCTTTGCCGCGCTTTTTTGTGTGGCCCTTTGGGGCTACAGCCTTGCGGCGCTGACGGTTTTTGCTGCCGTCATGATTCTCGTGGCCGTCGCTTTCATCGACCACGATACCTTTGAAATTCCAAACGGCCTGGTGTTTGCCCTTTTGATTCCAGCCGTTTTGTCCATAGGGGCTTTTCCCGATGTATCCATTCTCGAGCGGTGCATCGGCATTGCGACGCTCAGCGGACCCATGCTGCTCATGAACCTTTTGGTAAGGGACAGCTTTGGCGGCGGAGATATCAAGCTCATAGCGGTTTGCGGGTTCCTGCTGGGCTGGAAGCTGCTGCTGGTGGGCGGCTTTGTGGCTCTGCTCCTGGCGGGCGGCTATGGTGTTTATTTGCTGAAAACCCGCAAAAAAGACCGTAAGGATCATATCGCCTTTGGCCCCCATCTCGCCGCTGGCATGATCTTTGCGCTGTACCTGGGCCGGCCCGTGCTGGATTATTATCTTTCGCTATTTATCTAACGCTCACGAGGAGGCTTTGAAATATGCCCGATTACAAATATCATGCTGCCGAGCTTGGCGGTAAGACGGTGCGGGGCAAGCTGCGCGCAGCCGACGAGCAGGACCTTCGGGAGCAGCTTAAAAATGAGGATCTGTATCTGGTGGACTATGAACAAACGGAGGAACAGCGGGGCGGCTACCGTTTGCGGGGCAAGCAGCTGGCGGAATTCTGCCGGGAGCTTGGCGCCATGCTCAGCTCTGGCGTACCCCTGATCCGGGCCATCGGCATCATGGCGCAAAGGGACATTCCGGCAAAGGTCAAAAATGTCTACATGAATCTTTATCGTTCCTTGCAGCAGGGCCTCGTGCTTTCCGAAGCCATGGAGCAGCAGGGCAACGCCTTTCCCGAGCTTTTGATCCACATGTACCGGGCCAGCGAGGCCACCGGACGGCTGGACCAAACCTCGGAAAAGATGGCGGAGCACTATGAAAAATCCTACCACCTGAACCGGAAAGTGAAAACGGCCATGATCTATCCCATCCTGCTGGTGGTGGTCACGATTGCGGTGGTGATGATCATCTTCATGGTGGTTCTGCCCAAGTTTTTTGCCGTATTTGAAAGCATGAACGCGCCCATGCCGGGTGTGACCCGTTTCATGCTCACGGTGAGCAACGGGATGCGGGAGAACTGGATCTGGATTTTGATTGGCATTTTGCTCATCGTATTGGGCGTTCAGGCTCTTTTGAGAATCCCCGACGTGAAGATGGTCACTCAGCGGTGGAAGGTCCATTTTCCGGGAATCGGCCGCTTGATGCGCATCATCTATACGGCCCGCTTTGCCCGGTCCCTCAGTTCCCTTTATGCCAGCGGCATTTCCATCATAAACGCTTTGTATAACACACAAAACACCGTGGGCAATGTTTACGTGGAGGCCCAGTTTCCCGAGATGATCCGCGAGGTGCGCAACGGCGGCTCCCTATCGGGGGCGCTGGCCAAGGTGGACGGCTTTGATTCCAAGCTTGCCGCCAGCGTCATGATCGGCGAGGAGACGGGCAAGCTGGACGACATGCTGGACGCCACGGCGGACACCTTTGACTACGAGGCGGATATGGCTGTACAGCGGCTGACGGCGCTTATTGAGCCATGTCTCATCATCATTCTGGCGGTGGTGATCGGTTCGATTATCATCTCGGTGATGCTGCCCATTATTACGCTTTATGATACCATCGGCGCTGCCGGCGGTATGTAGGAGGAAACGACATGGATACATCCATCTATTTTGCCAACGGCACCCTGCGGGCGGTGGCGGGCAGCGCGGGGAAACGGTCCTTAACCGTGGAGGATGCGGCGACCTTGAAGCTGCCCGAAGGCGCGCTCATCAATGGCGTGATCACGGGCGAGGAGGCCCTTGCAACAGCCATACACACCTTGCGGGAGGAACATCCCCGCATGCCCATGCGGAATGTGCGGCTGGCCTTCGACAGCAGCATGATCTATTTCAAACAGGCCGAGCTTCCGCGGCTTTCGGTGAAGCGTACGCTGGAGATGGTTCGCGGCGAATTTTCCGAGATGGATGAGGAACTGCTCTATGACTACGCTGTTCTCAGCCCCAGAACGGAGAACGGCGGCATGTACGTTCTTTTAAACGCCGTCAAGCGGGAGCTCATCATGAGTTACATTGCCTTTTTTCAAAGCCAGGGCATCACTTTGTCCGCCATCAGTACGGCGCTTAGCAGCCAGATCAAACTGGTCCGCGCCCTGCCGGGTCTGGGCCGTGAAACCTTTATCATGCTGGTGCTGGACGGGAACATGCTGGGCGCCTCCCTTTATGTGGAGGGCAGGTTTCGCTTTGCCAACCGTGCCCGCCTGTTTGCGGAGCGGGGGAGCGAGGCGCTGGAAGCGGAAATTGAGCGCACGGTTTCCACCCTTATCCAGTTCAATCAATCGGAGAAAAGCGGTGCCACCATCTCCCATCTCTACCTTTGCGGATTGATCCGGGAGGAGGAGGGGATCCACGGGGATGTGTGCCGCGCCTTCGGGCTCAAGCGGGGCCTTTTGACCGGCGAGGGCCTCATTCACAGCCGCTCCGCGGAATTTGACCTGACGGACTACATCTACGCCACCGGCAATCTTTTAAGAATGTGAGGACGGTTCTATGTTACCGACGCAGCGCAAGGATATCAATTTCTTGGTCCGCTATAACGATCATCCCGAACGACGGACGCATTTTTGGAAAAAGGTGGGCATGATTGCGCCGCTGGCAGTGCTGGCGGCGGTGCTCCTTGCCGTATTCGTGGTATTTCAGCTTTCCGTAAACCGGCAGAACCGGGAGCTTGCCGCTATCGAGAGCTATATCAGCGAAGCTTCGGCGGGGTATGATGAGGTGCTGGCCCTGGAAGGGAACCGCAACAATTTGGTGGACGCCAAAGCCTATCTTGATGGGATTGCCACCGCCATGGCGGGTTATCCCAGACTGGACCGGGAATTGTTTGACCGGATCGCCGCGTGCTGCGACGACGAATTTACCATCGAATCCTACCAGTATGCTGACGGCGTACTGGAGCTGGGCGCCAAGGCGTCCTCGGCGGAAGTGATGCCAAAGGCGGTGGAAAAACTTCGCGGGACCGGACTTTTTGGCGAGATTCAGTATAAAGGCTATACCAGCGGGACCGACGGCAGTTTTGCCTGCACCATCGGCTGCACGCTGATGCCGGAACAACAGTAAAGGTTGGTTGCTATGGGAAAATTATCGAAGCGGGAAAAAGTGCTGATCTACATCATGGTCACGCTGCTGATCACCGTGGGCATCGGCGTGTTCATGATTCAGCCGGCGGCGGAGGCGGCCTCCACGCTGGAGGAGCAGATTTCCGAGAAGAGCGCGGTCAAGATGGGCATGGAGCAAAAGATCCAAAGCGAGGGCCGTCTTTTGAAGGACATGGAGACCTATCAGCAGGACATTGCCAAGCTCTCCGAGGGTTTCCTTGCGCCCATGACCAACGATCAGCTGGATACCTATATGACCGGACTGATGCAAAAACACGGGCTTTCTGCGGAAGCCCTCTCCATTGAGGCGGTGGAGTTCCCCCCGGAGGATGAAAAGGAAGAGGAAGGGGAGGAAACGGCGCCGAATTCCGCCGCGGCGGCAGTGAGCGCCCGGGAAGTGCGGGTGGTGCTCAGCGGTCAGCTGGAGGGCTTTATGGCCCTTGCCGATGAACTCCAAGGGCTTGAAGCGGTGCGCATCATTGATTTCTCCATTCAGCCCAGAAACGGGGACCGGGTCCTGGAGGAGATTCCTGAAGGCCTTCAAACCATCAATGCGGGATTTGAGGTCTGGTCCTTTGATGCGGGCAGGCTTTCTGTCGCGGGGGGTGAATAGGCATGAAGAATATTCCCATTGGCGAGGTTCTAAAACAGTATGGGTACATCACCGAAGCCCAGCTCAGCGAGGCCCTGACTTTCCAAAAGGAGCACTCCAACAAGCGTCTTGGGGCCATTTTGATTGAGCTTGGGTTCGTAACCGAGCGGCAGATGCTGGAGGCCCTTGCCCTTCGAATGGACCTTAAAATGGTGGATCTTGGCACCTATCCGGTGAACACCGAGGCGGTGGCGAAGATCCCGAAGCCTCTGGCGCTCAAATATGGGCTCATCGCGGTGGAACTGCATGGAAACCGGCTGAGCATCGTGATGAGCGATCCCCTCAATTTCTATGCGGTGGAGGATATCCGGCAGATCACCCAGATGTCTCTTGAGATCATGGTGGATGTGGCGCAGAATATTGACCGGGCGATCGAATACTACTACCCTGAGATCGAGGCCAAGGTCACGGCTCAGTGGGCGAGTTCCAAGGCCGACGCGCTGCCCTCGGAAACGCTGGAGCTTACCGAGGATTCCGAAGGGGACGAGGCGCCGGTGGTGCAGGTTTTAAACCGGCTTTTAATTCGCGGCCACAGCATCAATGCCAGCGATATTCATATCGAACCTTTTGAGGAGCATGTGTCGGTGCGCATGCGCATGGACGGTGTGATCACCGATTACGTGACCCTGGCCAAATCCCTTCATCTTTCGCTCATCGCCCGGGTAAAGATTCTCTCAAACCTGGATATCGCTGAGCGGCGGCTGCCCCAGGACGGGCATTTCCGGGTGACCATCGAGGGCGTGGAGATCAACGCCCGCGTATCCATCATTCCCACCATTTACGGCGAAAAAGCGGTGATCCGCTTTCTGTTTGCGAGGGCGATCGTGGATGATGCCGAGCGGTTTGGTTTTTCCGTGGGGGACTACGAGAAGTTTGAACGAATGCTCACCTCGCCCCATGGGATCATCTACATCACCGGGCCCACGGGCTCGGGCAAGACAACCACGCTGTACATGGTGCTGGAGCGCCTGGCGAACAAGCTGGTGAATATCTCCACCATCGAGGATCCGGTGGAGCGGAACATCGCAAGGGTGAATCAGGTGCAGGTGAACAATGTGGCCGGCCTTACCTTTGAGCGTGGGCTTCGGGCACTGCTGAGACAGGACCCCGACGTGATCATGGTGGGCGAGACCCGGGACAGTGAGACGGCCACCATCTCCGTTCGGGCCGCCATCACGGGCCATTTGGTGCTGTCCACCCTCCACACCAACGACGCCATCTCGTCCATTGTGCGTCTGCGGGATATGGGGATTCCCGCTTATCTCGTGGCCAATTCTCTGGTGGGGCTGGTGGCCCAGCGGCTCATGCGCAAGGTGTGTCCCCACTGCGGCCAGACCTATGCGGCGAGTCTCGCCGAGCAGCAGGCATTGGGACAGGACGGACCGGTGGAGCTCAAGCGGGGCCCCGGCTGCCATCTTTGCAGCTATACCGGCTATAAGGGCCGCATGGCGGTTCATGAGGTTGTGGTGATTGACAAGACCATCCGCCGCATGATCACCGAGGATGCGCCCATGGACGATATTGTGGCCTATGTAAGCCAGAATCAGAGCTTCACTTCCCTGCGCGACTCGGCCCGGGAGGCGGCGCTCAAAGGGATCACCTCCATGGAGGAATATTATAAAGTGGCCTATTATGCCGATTAGGAGAGAGCTATGACCATCGATATGTTGCTTTTTGAGGCGAGAAAACGGGGCTGCTCCGACGTCCATCTGACGGAGAATATGCCCGCGGCCCTCCGTGTGAACGGGAAACTGGCGGAGGATCCTATTGTTCCGCCCGATGCTGTTCGCGGGCTCATCATGTCCATGCTCAGCGATGAACAGCGAAAGGGCTTGGAGCGGGGAGAGGACCAGGATTTCGCCTGGCAGACGGAAAACGGTGCCCGCCAGCGGGTCAACGTCTACCGCCACCGGCTGGGCCTTGCGGCGGCGATCCGTCTTTTGACGGACCATATCCCCAGTCTGGAGGAACTGCATCTGCCGCCGGTGGTGAAAACCCTGGCCGATCAGCCGCGGGGGCTCATTCTGGTCACCGGCCCCACGGGCAGCGGCAAATCCACCACCCTTGCCGCCATGATTGACCACATTTCAAGGACCCGCTCCGCCCATATCATGACGGTGGAGGACCCGATTGAGTACGTGTTTCAGCCCAACCGCTGCATCGTGCACCAGCGGGAGGTGGGCAGCACGGTTTCCGGCTTTGCGGCGGCTCTGCGCTCCGCTCTTCGGGAGGACCCGGACATCATTTTGGTGGGCGAGATGCGGGACTACGAAACCATTTCCACGGCGGTGACGGCGGCGGAGACGGGACATCTGGTGCTGTCCACGCTGCACACCACCAGCGCGGCGCAGACCATCGACCGTATTGTGGACACCTGCCCGGCGGAGGGCCAGCGGCAGATGCGCACACAGTTGTCCGCACTGCTTCGGGGCGTGGTCACCCAGCAGCTGGTGCCTCTGGCCTTGGGAAACGGCCGAGCGGTGGCTACGGAGATTCTTCTTGGCACCGATGCGGTGGGCAACCTCATTCGGGAAAACAAGTGCCATCAGCTGGCCACGGTGATGCAGTCCGGTGCGGCAAACGGCATGCAGAC is a genomic window containing:
- a CDS encoding prepilin-type N-terminal cleavage/methylation domain-containing protein; translated protein: MEMALNVRRNKKGFTLVEVIVVLVILAILAAILVPSMVGWIDKAQKKTAVVEGRTILVAAQTIVSENYPMADGAMAEPQVKEVTDLAQLDGISDVEITVTGNKVTAFTFTSSESFTVTYDGSTITAE
- a CDS encoding prepilin peptidase; this translates as MVFVAYLVLYLIAFIMGSCVASFLNVVIYRLPRKLSFVKGRSFCPNCRQTLKIYDMVPVFSWFWLKGRCRFCNEKISARYPLVEAMGGFAALFCVALWGYSLAALTVFAAVMILVAVAFIDHDTFEIPNGLVFALLIPAVLSIGAFPDVSILERCIGIATLSGPMLLMNLLVRDSFGGGDIKLIAVCGFLLGWKLLLVGGFVALLLAGGYGVYLLKTRKKDRKDHIAFGPHLAAGMIFALYLGRPVLDYYLSLFI
- a CDS encoding type II secretion system F family protein → MPDYKYHAAELGGKTVRGKLRAADEQDLREQLKNEDLYLVDYEQTEEQRGGYRLRGKQLAEFCRELGAMLSSGVPLIRAIGIMAQRDIPAKVKNVYMNLYRSLQQGLVLSEAMEQQGNAFPELLIHMYRASEATGRLDQTSEKMAEHYEKSYHLNRKVKTAMIYPILLVVVTIAVVMIIFMVVLPKFFAVFESMNAPMPGVTRFMLTVSNGMRENWIWILIGILLIVLGVQALLRIPDVKMVTQRWKVHFPGIGRLMRIIYTARFARSLSSLYASGISIINALYNTQNTVGNVYVEAQFPEMIREVRNGGSLSGALAKVDGFDSKLAASVMIGEETGKLDDMLDATADTFDYEADMAVQRLTALIEPCLIIILAVVIGSIIISVMLPIITLYDTIGAAGGM
- the pilM gene encoding type IV pilus biogenesis protein PilM, with translation MDTSIYFANGTLRAVAGSAGKRSLTVEDAATLKLPEGALINGVITGEEALATAIHTLREEHPRMPMRNVRLAFDSSMIYFKQAELPRLSVKRTLEMVRGEFSEMDEELLYDYAVLSPRTENGGMYVLLNAVKRELIMSYIAFFQSQGITLSAISTALSSQIKLVRALPGLGRETFIMLVLDGNMLGASLYVEGRFRFANRARLFAERGSEALEAEIERTVSTLIQFNQSEKSGATISHLYLCGLIREEEGIHGDVCRAFGLKRGLLTGEGLIHSRSAEFDLTDYIYATGNLLRM
- a CDS encoding GspE/PulE family protein, with protein sequence MKNIPIGEVLKQYGYITEAQLSEALTFQKEHSNKRLGAILIELGFVTERQMLEALALRMDLKMVDLGTYPVNTEAVAKIPKPLALKYGLIAVELHGNRLSIVMSDPLNFYAVEDIRQITQMSLEIMVDVAQNIDRAIEYYYPEIEAKVTAQWASSKADALPSETLELTEDSEGDEAPVVQVLNRLLIRGHSINASDIHIEPFEEHVSVRMRMDGVITDYVTLAKSLHLSLIARVKILSNLDIAERRLPQDGHFRVTIEGVEINARVSIIPTIYGEKAVIRFLFARAIVDDAERFGFSVGDYEKFERMLTSPHGIIYITGPTGSGKTTTLYMVLERLANKLVNISTIEDPVERNIARVNQVQVNNVAGLTFERGLRALLRQDPDVIMVGETRDSETATISVRAAITGHLVLSTLHTNDAISSIVRLRDMGIPAYLVANSLVGLVAQRLMRKVCPHCGQTYAASLAEQQALGQDGPVELKRGPGCHLCSYTGYKGRMAVHEVVVIDKTIRRMITEDAPMDDIVAYVSQNQSFTSLRDSAREAALKGITSMEEYYKVAYYAD
- a CDS encoding type IV pilus twitching motility protein PilT gives rise to the protein MTIDMLLFEARKRGCSDVHLTENMPAALRVNGKLAEDPIVPPDAVRGLIMSMLSDEQRKGLERGEDQDFAWQTENGARQRVNVYRHRLGLAAAIRLLTDHIPSLEELHLPPVVKTLADQPRGLILVTGPTGSGKSTTLAAMIDHISRTRSAHIMTVEDPIEYVFQPNRCIVHQREVGSTVSGFAAALRSALREDPDIILVGEMRDYETISTAVTAAETGHLVLSTLHTTSAAQTIDRIVDTCPAEGQRQMRTQLSALLRGVVTQQLVPLALGNGRAVATEILLGTDAVGNLIRENKCHQLATVMQSGAANGMQTLSGSLAALVRQGAISRDTAFQYAADPKDLRQYIQ